The Epinephelus lanceolatus isolate andai-2023 chromosome 21, ASM4190304v1, whole genome shotgun sequence genome has a segment encoding these proteins:
- the LOC117247314 gene encoding uncharacterized protein LOC117247314 — protein MCVLVWKSTYRCPLGIIRCLEGFCCLGCSFTSVRQRGREDRTDARQRETQYPRFNLRRTSGHMAGLAALCLLLVFPLSSSQSTLQSEQKINAHQAPAAPPSPPHIRDLLRKEETTHLNAKRTYAHVDKDNAKVGLFIAAAMGTFALMAAVYCIYNKFYTKHQYLHTQLHDDSDNMDPPPVFYHASAGPSAVDVRRAGYGSVSATPSIISVPPSLSPPPSAMPFPPLFLSSQSLRTISARDLEKSCI, from the exons atgtgtgtgcttgtgtggaAGAGTACCTACAGGTGTCCCCTTGGAATTATTCGGTGTCTGGAGGGTTTCTGTTGTCTTGGATGCAGTTTTACTTCAgtcagacagagaggcagagaggacaGGACCGACGCCcgacagagagaaacacaataTCCTCGCTTCAACCTCAG GCGTACCAGTGGACACATGGCGGGCCTGGCAGCTCTCTGCCTGCTGCTggtgtttccactgagcagctcCCAGAGCACCCTGCAGTCTGAGCAAAAGATCAATGCCCATCAGGCCCCAGCTGcgcctccctctcctccacacatacGGGACCTGCTCAGAAAAGAGGAAACCACTCATTTAAATGCAAAACGGACGT ATGCCCATGTAGACAAAGATAACGCCAAAGTGGGTCTGTTCATTGCTGCGGCCATGGGAACCTTCGCCCTGATGGCTGCAGTGTACTGCATCTACAACAAATTCTACACCAAACACCAGTACCTGCACACCCAGCTTCACGATGACTCCG ATAACATGGACCCTCCCCCTGTGTTTTACCACGCATCTGCTGGCCCCAGTGCAGTAGACGTGCGGAGGGCCGGTTACGGCTCAGTCTCAGCCACTCCATCCATCATCTCTGTGCCACCCAGCCtgtcccctcctccctctgccatgcccttccctcccctcttcctctcctctcagtcTCTGAGAACTATATCAGCCAGGGACCTGGAGAAAAGCTGCATCTGA